The nucleotide window CTGACCTGGCTGGCTTCATCAAAAATAATCACATCAAAACGGGTGCTTCTGGGATCAAGGTACTGGGCAATGGAGAGTGGACTCATCAGGAAACATGGCTTGATTTTTTGGATCAGGTCGCCTGCCTTTTTCATAAGGGTACGGATAGGCATATGTCCCCTCTTCCTGTTGAACTCATTAAGCAAAATGCCCGCTTCCGAGGCTCTTGACGCGCCTGAGGCCAATTTTGGGGTTTCTTTATAAGCCGAACATGTTATCCTTTTTCTGTTTTCCAGAAGGACCTTTTTGTCAAGTTTTCTGAACTTGTCAAGTTTGCCTTCGTGGAGTTCCCGGATAAAAGTTGAAAGTGCAGGTCTCTCTCTGAAGGCGTGATTCAGCAGGCTCTCTGCGTAGTTGCCTTCAAAAGCAGGAATTGCATCACAAACTTCGAGTTTTTCGGATTCAAGGTCTTCAATTATCAGGGCTGCCTTTGTTTCCAGACAGGCCTGCCTGTAACCAAGATACTGGCTCCATAGCACCAGGGAAGATGTCTCGTTTTTCCAGCTGGTTACCTGGGTTTTTAACGAATTTAGATTTGCAGTTTCCAGGCCTTTTGGATACATTTTTCCAAAATCTGCACCTATGCGAGTTCCAACTCTTTTAAATGCTTCCAGAAACTCCTGCGTTGCGGTCAGTACATGATCGGCTGCAGACTCGATGGTCAGGCTGTCAATTCCGGTTTCTAAAAGTCTGAAACTCCTATCTGTGAGGGTGCCTTCTTTCAAGTACTGCCGGAAAAGAATTGTCCATTGGCTGTACTCGTCCAATAGGGCAGGATCGCTTTCAAAACCTTTCCAGTAATCTCCAAAGTACTTCTTCCCTTCTGTACCTGAACTTTCAAGTTCAAGCCTGAGAGTTTTATATTCGGAAAGGCTGTTCAGGTCAAGCAGGATTTTACTATCCCAGAAAGGCACTCTTGAGATATAACAGGCTGAAATCTCTTTTTTGAGCTTCCTATACTTCGGATTTAAAAGTTTGAGAAGACTACCGGAAAGCTCCTCGAACTCAGGGGTATCAAGGTTGTAGATCTCAGGGCGAAAAGTTTTGTCCACAAAAGTTTTGAGCTCAAGGTATTTTCTGAGTTTCGAAACCAGAGCTTCGGATTCGATTTTTGAGTTCTCGGGATCCCATCTCGAATTCTGAAGAATTTTCTCAGGCAAGGGTTTTGAGTTTCCGAGGAATTTTGCAGCATTAATTACATTTGCAATTCCCTCGAGAGTATTGGGCTTTGAGGTTGCGGAAAGGTCATTAAGGGTTTTCATAGCTGCTTCGAGGGCCTCAGAAGCTGTAGCGCATTCGTCTGTAAAAGTTTCGATTTCTCCCAGATCCGAGGGCAGTACAAGCCCTGGATTGCAGCCGTACCACAGGTTTTCCCGGATAGGCCCAAGAAAAGGAAGTATCTGGCTTAATTTTTCCAGAACAGCTTCTGCATTGGCCCAGGCTTCAGGATCCCAGTTTTCAGGTTCTTGAAATTTATATAAGGGCATTTTCAGGCCTTTTGATTCAAAATAGGCCTTTGTCTTTTCCCTTATACCATAGAGAGTATAGACACTTGGGTAGATTTTTCCAGCAGGTTCTCCAAGGGACAGTGCATACTGGTTAAGCTCATGTTTTAGCTTTTCGAGTTCATTGATGTCCCTGTCAGGACGTACTGGGGCAGGAGCTTCGCGGTTCAGGGTCTTTTCCAGTTCTTCAAGTACGGCTTTTTTACGGGTCTGGTTGCTGTGAATCTCCAGGCAGAGTTCTCCAAGGCCGGCAGAGTCCAGCCTGCTTTTTACAACCTGAAGGGCAGCCATTTTTTCACTTACGAAAAGTACGCTTTTCCCCTGAGCTATAAGTTCTGCAATTGTATTTGCAATCGTCTGGGACTTGCCGGTTCCTGGAGGCCCTTCAACAACAAGGTTTTTTCCGGCTTTCACATCTTCAATGACTGCAATTTGGGAAGAATCGGCATCCATTATCTGGTAAGTGTCCTTTGCTGGAAGTTTCAGGTCAACTTCTTCTTCCAGGAAACCGGAAACCTCATATTTGGGATCTTCAGGATTGAAGACTTTTTGGATCAATGGATGGTCGGCAGGAGATATATCTTCAGGCCAGGTTGCAGGGTCCAGATCCTTATACATAACAAATTTCTTAAAATTAAAAAGATCAAGGCAGATCTCAGGCAGGAGCTTCCAGTCTCTCTTTCCATGGATTTCTCTGGATACAGCCCTGAAATATCCTTCGACTCCTGCAGCATCTTCAGGCATTTCAAATTCAGGAAGCTCGATTCCAACCTCTTTAATTTTTGCCTGGAGAGTAATTGAAGTGAAAATTTCGTCTCCTGTCCACTGTATACTGAAAATTCGGCCTTTTCCTATGCGTTTGAGTTCAACGGGAATAAGAAGCAGAGGGGCTTTCGTGACTTTTATAGCCGATCTGCTGTCGCTCCACTGCAAAAAGCCCAGCGCAAGATAGAGCACAGGATATCCCTGTTCTTCAAATATGGAGTTTGCCTGGTTAAAAACATAAAAAAGCTTTTTATCAAGGATCTCGCTATCATCTGGGGTTTCCAGAAAAGTTTCGGAGCGGGAAGTCTGAGGTTTATCTTCCGAGACAAGAATATTTCCTATTGTTTTCAAAAGCCGTTTTTCCTTTTCTGAGGCTTCATCTTCAACCTCATTTTCAGGTTTTCTGCCTTTTTTTAACTGGGCTGTTGCCCTGAACCTCATTGATTTTTCCTGAAGAACAAAGAGCGCGTAAATTTCCTCTGGCTTCCTACCTGTAATCGAGATGGTCCTCTTCTGGGAAGGGCGGTAATTGAGAAGATTATTTCGAAGGGACAGATCAAGCAAATTCTGCCTAAGGGTTTCCAATTCCTTAACTACGTCTACCATAAGAATACCAGGCACTTTTGAAACAATTAGTGAAATATATGAAACATTTAAGACTAATAGAACAAAGATTACTTATTAATAAATTTTATTCTTTCCAGCCGGAAACAGAGCTATGAATAAAGAAAAAAATACAACCCGGATGGCAGAGAGATCTTTTAAGGATGACTTACTTAAGAATAACATCTTTAAGAATCTTTTTTTGTTATATTTGAAAACTATTTCTCTACTATTAGAGCCTTTCTAAAAATTACGATTATTCTTATTTTCGTTATATTTCAGCCTTCTTGGGTGAAACTGTCAACGCAACCGCTGGGCCGCAACCGTTGACCCGCAACCGTTGACCCGAAACCGTTGCGCCGGTTTGTCACGCCTATAGGGTTTGGGGATAAGTTCCTCAAATCCAAATGTTACTGGGTTTTCGCTCAAGCCTTTTTTGAAAAGGCTTGTTTTTGAAAAGGCTTGTTTTTGAAAAGGCTTGTTTTTGAAAAGGCTTGTTTTTGAAAAGACTTGTTTTTGAAAAGGCTTGTTTTGAAAAAGACTGCTGTACTCAGACGTTTACTTTACTTTACTTTTCCCCGCTTCCGGTAAGCTAAGGGATTGCAGGCAGTTTTTCCTTAAAAACGGGTTCGTTTTCGGTTTTGTTTTCTTCCTCCAGGCTTGCCAGGAAAGAGCTGGAAAGGATAAGGACACAGCCAAATAGGGTTTCAATGGATATGGGATCTTTTAAGAGTAGGTATGCGAAAAAAATCGCACTTACGGGTTCAAGCAGGGAAAGTATGCTTGCATTCTGGGCTTTGACGTGTAAAAGCCCTGTAAAGAAAAGAATAGAACCCACTGAAGTGATTGTTATTCCTAAAAAGAGGAGAATAGGCAGATTTTGAACAAGGGTTGTAATTGGTGCCTGTTTTGCAAAAGGAAGCAACAATAAAAGCATTACTATGGTTGAGATAAAAAGTTGTTCCAAACCTGAGTACTCGTTCCTGAGAGAACGTGAGGTGATGGTAACGCAGGCATAAAAAAGGCCTGAAAAAAGGCCCATAAGTACCCCATAAAGATATGCTGGCTCAATTCCCGGTCCAGAAACAAGGTTTTCAGGACCGATTACCATTACTACACCCGCAAGAGAAAGAACAAGGGCAAGAAGGCTCTTTTTGTTATGCTTTTCCTTTAAAAAGACAGGGGCGAGAAGTAAAACGTAAAACGGAGCCGTATAGAGCAGAAGTACGGATATTGAGACATTAGTAAACCCTACAGCCATGTAATAAGAAATCATTGCGCCTGCGTTGAAGGCTCCAAGCATTATCAAGGTTTTTCTTTTTCCCCGGAGCCTGATTCCTGACAGTTTTCCGGTAACTGCCAGATAACCTGCAAGTGCAAGAAGCCCGAAAAGAAGCTGATAAAATACAACAGTTCCTGCGGCCATGTTCTTTACATACATGAAAAAAATTCCTGAAAATCCGTAGATAACGGATGCGGCAATTATCTGGATATTTGCTTTTATGTGCTGCGGCTCCATGACATCTTCAAATAAGGGTTTCTGTTAAATAAGATTATCTTGAGTATATTGAAAGTAATATCCAGATAATCGGACTATTAGCAGTCGGCATTCTGTGAATAGTAGTCCAGAAACAGTAAAAACGTTTATAAAATTGATCTTGACAAAATTGATCTTGATAAAATTGATCTTGATAAATTGATCTTGATAAAATTGATCTTGATAAATTGATCTTGATAATCTTAAGTGCTCTCAAAACAGAATAATAAACGGATAAGCAAGTGCGGAAAAGAATAATGAGAGGCGTGTTTGGGTTATTTTTTAACCTTCATCGCATCACTCAAACACGCCCGTGATTCTCATCCCGAATACGCATCATTCTAATTATCTTTTGCTATTCTATTACTTTTTCTTCTTTCTTCTTTTTTAGTTTCTTCTTTTAGTTCCTTCTTTTAGTTTCTTCTTTTAGTTTCTTCTTTTAGTTTCTTCTTTTAGTTCCTTCTAGTAATTCCTACTGCAGTTACTGACGGGTCGGGCCTGGAAAGCTTGTTTTTTACTCCAATTAACCTTACAATTATCATACTTATCTCAAAGAAAATCACCATGGGTACTGCAACCATCATCTGACTGAAGACATCTGCTCCAGGAGTAACTACGGCTGCGATAAATACGACAAGGACATAAATATGCTTGCGGTAAGTCACAAGAGTACTATATTTTACAAACCCATTTCGAGTAAGGAAAGTAAGCACTATAGGAAGTTCAAAGACCAGACCAAAGACTGCTGTAGTTGTTGCGATAAATGAAATAAATTTAAAAACCGAATAAGTCGCAGTCACCCCTGAGTCTGCTGCGTCCATGTAGAGGAACTTAAGAAAGAGAGGCAGCATGAGGAAATAAGAATACGAAGCCCCAAGGGCGAACATGATAATGACCGCTAAACTCAGGAAAATAAACTGACCTTTTCCAATGGATATCGGAACTTTGATTGAGTACCGTTTCGAGATTGCCCTATAAACATAGAATGCAACAATAGGCAGAGTGACGAGAATTCCTATTATAATAGAGAGCTTCAGCTCCAGCATCATTACCTCAAGGGGAGATACATACACCAGTTTTGCGCCCTCAGGGAGAAGATCAACCTTCATTCTCTCGATCAGAGGACCGGTAAACTGGAAAGAGAGAATAATGCCTGTGATAAGGACCCCAGCAATCACAAGTAACTTATTTCGCAGGGTCAGCAGAATTGCACTGAGATTTTCAATCGCTTCAGACATAATGAATACCTATCCGGAAAAGCAAAAGAAAGTTATTTTTCCTATTTAAAGGAATTCTTATTCACCGCACTGGGGTATATTCATGCAGAGATTTATTAATCAATCAACTTTCTTTTTACCTATTTTGTTTTTTCGATTCAGGTTTTTTTTCGGCTCTTTTCATGGAATCCTTCAAATTTTCCTCAGACTTCAAACGATTCAGGAGACTCAATTGATGAAAGTCACGAAATACGAGTACGGAACCAGTGGGTTCAGGTATCGAGAACCGGGAAATAGCAGTTGATTTTAATAGATTGTAGTATTTATTACGAGTATATTATATTAATTATCTTAATTCGTTTAAGTAGTCATTAGTTAATTCTCTTAATTTATTCATATTCTCATAAATTAATTGCCTTAGTTTACTTATATAACCATTAATTAATTATCTAAATTCGTTTAAGTACTTGTTACAACTAAATTTATATTAATTGAATAACTATTATATATAAATTATTTTAATTAAGCCATATTAATTAAAAGAATGTATTAAACAGATTCTTCTAATCTGGTTTAATTTAATCATTTTAATTAACTATATAATCATTTTAAGTTATTGCGTTATTAATGACTCAGTGCCATAAATGCTCAGGTATGCAACTCTCAAATATGCAATTCTCAAGTATGCAAATATATAGTAGAAAGATATTCTGAAGAGGGATCATAAAATGGATTGTGAAGATCTCTTACATCAGGAAATCAAAATACCTCCTAAGAGTTGCAGATTTACATTTTATATTATGTTCCGATATTAATATATTTACCTATATACATGTAAGAGCGGAAAAAATGAACTCACAGCACACAGGCAACGGAACAACAGCTTCTACCGGAAAAAACTCGGGGATTAACTCTTATACTTCCGGTGTCCCAGGAGATACCGAAGAACCTCTCATGGTCCACCTGTTAGAGCTCAGAAACCGGCTGGCAATAGTTTTGATCTGGCTCTGTCTGGGAATAATTATCGCTTTCCCGTTTTCAGCAAAAGGGATGTTAATTGTCTGGAAGGAATTTATAAATACTGACCTTTACATGACAGCTTACTCACCTCTAGAATGGACCTTTGCTCGCCTCAAGCTCTGCTTCGTTTTTGCTCTGGGTACTTCAATCCCATTGCTCTTCTACCAGCTTTACAGGTTCACAGGCAAAGGACTTTATCCACATGAGAAGCGCTTTTTCCTCAAGGTCATTCCTGCATCTTTCCTGCTTTTCATTTTTGGGGCCTCTATAGGTTACTTTATCGTCTTGCCTATTATGTTCAAATATATTCTATTTTATTCTGGGGACATGGCTACAGCGCAGCTTTCCGTTCAGGATACTCTCTCAGCAGTAACCACAATCCTGTCAGGTTTCGGAATCGTGTTCCAGCTTCCCTTGCTTGTGGTTTTTGCTGTGAAGATGGGGCTTGTAGAATACCAGACTCTTAAAAGGCAGAGAGTACTGGTCTACAGTGTGATTATGGCAGTTTCACTATTCCTTTCACCTGATCCTACATTTATTGCCCAGATCGTTGTGGCGTTTTTACTGGGAGTTCTTTTTGAGTTCAGCCTGTTACTTATCCGGCTATTTTGAGAGTCAATTTGCCTATTTATGGGATTCTTTATTTTTAAAAACAGGCGTTTTTAAAAGAATCTCCGAATAGGTCATTTCACCGATCTTATTACAAGAACTTTTATATTTGATTGTTGATAATAACCAACAATGATAGGCACACAGGAATTAATAGTAATTCTTATTGTAGCTCTCTTCCTCTTTGGGCCCAAGAAGCTTCCTGAGCTTGCACGATCTTTAGGAAGTGCAATGGGAGAATTTAAAAAGGCACAGCGCGCTTCTGAGCTTGAGCTCGATCAATTCGATGCCTACACCAGAAAGGCTGCGAATATAGTTGCTTCTGAGGGAAAAGAGAAAGAGAAGGAACAAAAGGATATTCCAAGCAGCAACAACGAAATAAAAACCGATACGGAGCCGAAAACCGATACGGGATTGAAAATCGGTACAGAGTTAAAAAACGACACAGATCTGGAAAATAAGCCTTAAACCGGAAAATCTGTCCCTGAACAGGAAGAGCCCCGGAAAATCTGAAATCCAGGGTCAAGTCGGGATAAAGGAGATAAATCTTAGTAGAAGACTAAAACGGAAGAATTCAATAAAAAGAAGCAAAATAAAAACAATTATATATAAAATCTCCAAAATAGTAATCAAAAATAGAAACTTTATATAACATAAAAAATCTTAGCTTAATTTATAGATATTTACAATTTTCAGATCATTATCACCTGCTGGATTATATTTGTTTAAGAAAACGAAAAGCTTGAGGTTAAGCCATGATAGGCACACAAGAACTTATAATGATTTTCGCAGTAGTTGTACTCCTTTTCGGGGCAACTAAACTTCCGGAGCTGGCCAGGTCCATGGGAAGTTCAGTGGGCGAGTTCAAGAAAGCTCAGAAGGAATCCGAACTAAACCTTAAGGAATTTGAAAAATCCATAACAGAACCTATAGCTCCAAAGAGTAAGGTACAGGAAACTGCCCAGAAACTCGGGATTGACATAAGAGGCAAGACCGACGATCAGCTTCTGGATCTTATCCAGAAATCCGCAGAAAAGCCAAAAGAGGTTTCAGAGCCCTGAAAATCCTGAAAAGTTAACTTCTTTTTTCTTTTCATGGCATTATTCCAGGTTTAACCTTTTTAGTGAAGCCTGTCATTTTTATTTCAACCGAAATTTTTATTTTTTGTCACATCCGAATAGGATAGTGAAACAACTTAAATAGGAGTGCTTTTGTGACAGAGCTAATCACTGAAGTTGACAAAAACGATAACTATCTTCGGCTGCGCGAACGAGAAGAGTTTTATTCGGGAATGCATATTCACAGGGCTGCCCAACTTATCCTTCTCAACCCTGAAAATAAGATGCTTATCCAGAAAAGGTCGCCTCAAAAACGCTGGTTTCCGAGCCGCTATACATACTCGGTAAGCGGTACTGTGGCAAATGAATCTTACGAAGCCTGTATGGAGCGGGAAATGCTTGAAGAAATCGGAATCTCGGTTCCATTTCGAAAGTTATTTAAAATTTCTTGCATCGTCGAAAACAAAGGAGCCTTCCACACGGTATTTTCAGGCCTTTGTTCTGAAAAAACTGCAAGCTTAATTCGGCCTGACCCGGAAGAAGCCGTATCCGTAGAATGGATCGAACTTGATGAACTGCATAAGGCCGTCAAAATTGAGCCTGAGAAATATACGCCTTCTCTGCGGGCTGGAATTCTAAAAATTTTCCAGGAAGGATACGAAAAATATATTTTTTGAGACTAATAGAAGTTCTCCTTATAGAGAATCCTGTTAGTTCAGTAGAGAACCCTGTTAGTTCAGTAGAGAACCCTGTTAGTTCAGTAGAGAACCCTGTTAGTTCAGTAGAGAATCCTATTAGTTCAGTAGAGAATCTTTATTGGTTCAGTAGAGAATCCTATTATTCAGTAGAGAATCTTTATTGGTTCAGTAGCAAATACCTAACTTGTACATTTGCGATTTTTCCCTGAATTTCTTTTCTTACATGGCAAGTACTTCAGGCTTAATACTCGTGTTCATCCGTTACCTGTTTTGAGCCTCCGTACTCACCTACAATTGGAATATGTTCTCCACACATCGGACAGGTTTTCTCAGGCGTGATCTCATATTTTTCAATATCGAAATAGCCACGCCTGATCAGCATTTTTCCGCAGTTCGGGCAGAAAGTGTTGTTGCGGTCACTGCCAGGGACGTTGCCCATGTAAACATATTTTATCCCTTCTTCGGTTGCAATTTTACAGGCTTCCTGCATTGTTTTGACAGGCGTCGGTGAGAGGTTTTGCATTTTGTACTGGGGATGGAAACGGGTAAAATGTAGGGGGGTATCAGGCCCCAGATTTTTATACATCCATTTTGAAAGTTCCCTTAACTCATCAAGGGAATCGTTTACATCTGGAATAATGAGGTTCGTAATCTCAACATGGATTCCAAGTTGCTTTGCAAGGGTAGAAGCCTCGAGTACAGGAGCGAGTTTTGCACTGGCGACATCGTGATAAAACTTTTCGTTGAATGCCTTGATATCAATATTGGCAGCATCCAGATACGGCGCTATATTCCTGAGGGCTTCAGGTGTCATATATCCGTTTGTCACGTATACGGTCCCAAGCCCTGCCTCTTTTGCCAGTTTTGCACATTCGTAAGTATACTCATGCCAGATTGTGGGCTCATTATAGGTCCAGGCAATTGAGCTTGAGCGTGAGAGGAGTGCCCTTTGAATAAGTTCGTCAGATGGAATATCCATTGTATAAGCATCTTCCAGGCATGCCTGGGAAATAGACCAGTTCTGGCAGTGTTTGCAGCGGAAATTGCATCCTATTGATCCGACTGAGTAAACATAAGAACCCGGGTAAAAGTGATAAAGAGGCTTTTTTTCTATTGGATCAACTGCTTCGCTTGAAACAGTCTCGTAGATAAGGGTATATAGTTCTCCGTCCCTGTTTTCGCGGACTCCGCAAAAGCCTCTTTTTCCCTGGGAAATTTTACAACTCTGGGCGCAGAGATTGCAGTGTACTTTATTGTCTCCTATTTTCTCGTAAAACATAGCTTCTTTTATCACATCTATCCCCATTAGAAATTGTTTTACAGCATAATAACGTTACTGTTTCATATTTTCCAATTCTGAAAGAGGATAATAAGTTTATCGATAATTTTGTTCTGCTTGTCTGATCTGAAATAATGCGATCTTA belongs to Methanosarcina barkeri 3 and includes:
- a CDS encoding DUF3320 domain-containing protein; protein product: MVDVVKELETLRQNLLDLSLRNNLLNYRPSQKRTISITGRKPEEIYALFVLQEKSMRFRATAQLKKGRKPENEVEDEASEKEKRLLKTIGNILVSEDKPQTSRSETFLETPDDSEILDKKLFYVFNQANSIFEEQGYPVLYLALGFLQWSDSRSAIKVTKAPLLLIPVELKRIGKGRIFSIQWTGDEIFTSITLQAKIKEVGIELPEFEMPEDAAGVEGYFRAVSREIHGKRDWKLLPEICLDLFNFKKFVMYKDLDPATWPEDISPADHPLIQKVFNPEDPKYEVSGFLEEEVDLKLPAKDTYQIMDADSSQIAVIEDVKAGKNLVVEGPPGTGKSQTIANTIAELIAQGKSVLFVSEKMAALQVVKSRLDSAGLGELCLEIHSNQTRKKAVLEELEKTLNREAPAPVRPDRDINELEKLKHELNQYALSLGEPAGKIYPSVYTLYGIREKTKAYFESKGLKMPLYKFQEPENWDPEAWANAEAVLEKLSQILPFLGPIRENLWYGCNPGLVLPSDLGEIETFTDECATASEALEAAMKTLNDLSATSKPNTLEGIANVINAAKFLGNSKPLPEKILQNSRWDPENSKIESEALVSKLRKYLELKTFVDKTFRPEIYNLDTPEFEELSGSLLKLLNPKYRKLKKEISACYISRVPFWDSKILLDLNSLSEYKTLRLELESSGTEGKKYFGDYWKGFESDPALLDEYSQWTILFRQYLKEGTLTDRSFRLLETGIDSLTIESAADHVLTATQEFLEAFKRVGTRIGADFGKMYPKGLETANLNSLKTQVTSWKNETSSLVLWSQYLGYRQACLETKAALIIEDLESEKLEVCDAIPAFEGNYAESLLNHAFRERPALSTFIRELHEGKLDKFRKLDKKVLLENRKRITCSAYKETPKLASGASRASEAGILLNEFNRKRGHMPIRTLMKKAGDLIQKIKPCFLMSPLSIAQYLDPRSTRFDVIIFDEASQVRPEDAVGALLRGKQVVVMGDSKQLPPTEFFDTILDSPESEPDDCVTAGDMESILNVCKRSFPVKTLRWHYRSRHESLIAISNQEFYDNRLYVYPSPMQKDEKLGLKFIHLPDAFYDRGKSGVNRVEARAVARAVFEQLSRYPDKSLGVGTFNIKQQEAIQKEIEALLKENPGLDLNSGNGKGEHFFVKNLETIQGDERDIILLSVGFGFDGNRKLSLNFGPLNRDGGERRLNVLITRAREKCVVFANFTSRDLKLDENSPFGLRAFKAFLEFAESGRLPLPAYLREKLGSPFEEAVYDFLAENGCEVHRHIGCAGYKLDLAVPDPSHPGRYLLGIECDGASYYSLHVARDRDRLRQQVLEELGWKIYRIWSTDWYLHPKESREKLLKAVKMTVKQAKVQAKNDIVSGTSRIKDPSAWAECVNRSPAGRPSGKFSSYPANQGLSPVPALPAMSVESKDGDEFEGADEFEDGDEFEGADEFENQFYNRACFSETFDAELLPEPSFEVEAEEPYPVFKLEEGLTASDIDFLPEMDIRARSMALVADENSCKKPVRRLKKSKILKFSVDSRYKGNKAKLIPEPEPEKMSFYQAYPEIDFSAVREKKKKRRRLNEFAYIYGSENYFESEPEFEEEDYADGDNSYPGTWDSETQSEHEAEPAIERDIKRRTETRLNEPALGHMFETEARTPKTPLSLIPTEKTGKFSKKPGIGSSLELRACNTGPGIVEILEIPGEKSEPDNSKKEDEKLSGKISSLEASVPLYQACLSSGLTKTSDLSEVSDKQLEEAILRIVACEGPIHAQLLQQRIKSDTGVSRMLGKIKQRIVDVAALAESSGKIRVKGEFYWPVSKPACLLRRREGEESAKIEWICDEEIKEAIRFVLYNQYSTPLEDLIVQTSRVLGIKTTRKNTKERIEKLVQTGIKNEELTLMPNEMIYFLNKASLSEN
- a CDS encoding DMT family transporter encodes the protein MEPQHIKANIQIIAASVIYGFSGIFFMYVKNMAAGTVVFYQLLFGLLALAGYLAVTGKLSGIRLRGKRKTLIMLGAFNAGAMISYYMAVGFTNVSISVLLLYTAPFYVLLLAPVFLKEKHNKKSLLALVLSLAGVVMVIGPENLVSGPGIEPAYLYGVLMGLFSGLFYACVTITSRSLRNEYSGLEQLFISTIVMLLLLLPFAKQAPITTLVQNLPILLFLGITITSVGSILFFTGLLHVKAQNASILSLLEPVSAIFFAYLLLKDPISIETLFGCVLILSSSFLASLEEENKTENEPVFKEKLPAIP
- the tatC gene encoding Sec-independent protein translocase TatC; this encodes MSEAIENLSAILLTLRNKLLVIAGVLITGIILSFQFTGPLIERMKVDLLPEGAKLVYVSPLEVMMLELKLSIIIGILVTLPIVAFYVYRAISKRYSIKVPISIGKGQFIFLSLAVIIMFALGASYSYFLMLPLFLKFLYMDAADSGVTATYSVFKFISFIATTTAVFGLVFELPIVLTFLTRNGFVKYSTLVTYRKHIYVLVVFIAAVVTPGADVFSQMMVAVPMVIFFEISMIIVRLIGVKNKLSRPDPSVTAVGITRRN
- the tatC gene encoding twin-arginine translocase subunit TatC; amino-acid sequence: MNSQHTGNGTTASTGKNSGINSYTSGVPGDTEEPLMVHLLELRNRLAIVLIWLCLGIIIAFPFSAKGMLIVWKEFINTDLYMTAYSPLEWTFARLKLCFVFALGTSIPLLFYQLYRFTGKGLYPHEKRFFLKVIPASFLLFIFGASIGYFIVLPIMFKYILFYSGDMATAQLSVQDTLSAVTTILSGFGIVFQLPLLVVFAVKMGLVEYQTLKRQRVLVYSVIMAVSLFLSPDPTFIAQIVVAFLLGVLFEFSLLLIRLF
- a CDS encoding twin-arginine translocase TatA/TatE family subunit, giving the protein MIGTQELIVILIVALFLFGPKKLPELARSLGSAMGEFKKAQRASELELDQFDAYTRKAANIVASEGKEKEKEQKDIPSSNNEIKTDTEPKTDTGLKIGTELKNDTDLENKP
- a CDS encoding twin-arginine translocase TatA/TatE family subunit; translation: MIGTQELIMIFAVVVLLFGATKLPELARSMGSSVGEFKKAQKESELNLKEFEKSITEPIAPKSKVQETAQKLGIDIRGKTDDQLLDLIQKSAEKPKEVSEP
- a CDS encoding Nudix hydrolase: MTELITEVDKNDNYLRLREREEFYSGMHIHRAAQLILLNPENKMLIQKRSPQKRWFPSRYTYSVSGTVANESYEACMEREMLEEIGISVPFRKLFKISCIVENKGAFHTVFSGLCSEKTASLIRPDPEEAVSVEWIELDELHKAVKIEPEKYTPSLRAGILKIFQEGYEKYIF
- the amrS gene encoding AmmeMemoRadiSam system radical SAM enzyme, which translates into the protein MGIDVIKEAMFYEKIGDNKVHCNLCAQSCKISQGKRGFCGVRENRDGELYTLIYETVSSEAVDPIEKKPLYHFYPGSYVYSVGSIGCNFRCKHCQNWSISQACLEDAYTMDIPSDELIQRALLSRSSSIAWTYNEPTIWHEYTYECAKLAKEAGLGTVYVTNGYMTPEALRNIAPYLDAANIDIKAFNEKFYHDVASAKLAPVLEASTLAKQLGIHVEITNLIIPDVNDSLDELRELSKWMYKNLGPDTPLHFTRFHPQYKMQNLSPTPVKTMQEACKIATEEGIKYVYMGNVPGSDRNNTFCPNCGKMLIRRGYFDIEKYEITPEKTCPMCGEHIPIVGEYGGSKQVTDEHEY